The region ATCGGGTTTATGCTCCCCGATACTGCGAACTACGGGGACCACGCTCCCTGCTATGGGGTTGAGGGCAGGCCTGGAGTACGTTTGGGTTCCCAGCGGACAATAGAGAAGTCAACACCTACAGTGGACGCGAGTGAAAGATTCTACCCTGGACGTttcgaattttcttttaagttgAACGAACAGAGGGGTTTCTGCTACACGGCGCATGTCGGCGGATATGTTAAGGAGACCACTTACAGCAGACAACTGGACATCAGCAAAGGACTGAGCCTGGAAGTCTATTCAGACGATGATCGTAATGAAAGGTACGGCATCAGGCTCATCACAGTTTCGGTAATATACGAAGGGGAAACGTTTCAgtgaacaaaaagagaaaagtgaTGTGGGAACACTGAGAAGCAGAAGATGAAGACAAGGTTTAATAATGGAAGTCGGGTTCGCAAATTTGGATTTCGTAAAAGATAACTCAATAAAAATACTGTCAACTGAACTTAAAGGAAATTACTTATTTCAAATGAGCGGTGTTCTTCCTTaatcaaagcaaagaaattaaacaCTGGGAGATACACTTGGGGAAGGGGGAAAGGGTGGATCTTTGCCTAACCATCTCTTCCTCTCTTAGTGCATGTAGCCCACggaaaacaaaaggaacaaaatatgCGATAAAATACATGGGTCTTAAAAACCTGGCAAAGCTGAAAACTTCAAAACGTTTCAAAACAGAGCAACACAGGGCAAGTTAGCAACGCGAATATTCTCGAGTCTCACTCCCCCGAAGACGCAGCACCTAATTTAGAAAATAACGCCATTGACTGAAGGAATGTTTGAACTGAGCAGTTCTACTGCAGAAATAATTGCAAAGACGTAAATTGAGTTTAAAAACTAATTTATCTTGCGATTACCTACAACGagattgatttgttttgataaCTGTAGAGTGAACGCTAACCAAAGGGTGCGGTCGCTATTATATGTACGTATAATATAATTCCCGTGCGCTAAGTGTAATTCAGAGTTATGCAATTAAAGGTCAACTGATCAGTTCTTTCAAGATGTACAGTTCAAAAGAATTTCAATCGAAGAAGACGGGCTACTGACCCTTACACGGACTAGTCTCCCAATCTGAAAATACGTTCTCTCTCTGTACCGTGTTAACAATAACATGGTATGAAAAGCAAACTTCAGAAACTTAAagccgggggggggggggggtactgccttATTTAGGTTATACGGGTACGTGCCGCTGGACAGGGTATGTGTTTTTTGGCCTcgctgtcctaaacagggtataCAATTTGACTTACCTCTGTCCTAAACAGGTTTAGAacttgtcctaaacagggtgtGGTATTACGAGCCGAGAGACTTAAACCCAGACTGCGAGcaatctctttcttttcttcgccTGCGACCTCGGGCTGGGCCGTGTGAGAAGTCGAAAGAGCTTGCGATTGAGCGGCGGACAAGCGACGCGTTTCTTTTCCAGATTTGCATAATATCAACCGAGTAAACCGACCGTTACCCGGACATTACAATGTCATCAAATGACAATGTTCTAAAAACGTCTATCAGACGGCTTATTatggagtttaagatctacgacgcgacaatagcgaaaacgtcgctcaaaattgcaagttcaattttttcaatctatttcgccattgtgtcagtttgtttaacttttgaaagctagcggaactacccaggaactgaatttagaggtgcggtgtcaacgctagaaaagaatattcaaatttgcgcctgagtgttcacgttctctgtaaaacttgagaaatggtcatttcacgtcgcagatttgcccagaacttgaaagaaatgcacggaattaaaaaaagcacgtgaaaacttttgtttttgtcaattaagtattcaaattttgtggcgtcgtcgctgcagtcgagtcgttgatcttaaactgATGAAGGTGTTTTCCGCTTTGTTTGTTAAAATGGAATACACGTTCACTTGCAAGCATATGAAATGTGTGCATTGTTATTGCTACAAATCACGTCAAACTTATCAATAGATCGTGACACTTTTGTTACACATAAAAAATCTGAACTGTTTCGTGCGAGCGATAAAGTGATTTTTTATTGTGCCTTAGGAATATAAAATTCCGGCAAAGTTAGGGTGTACGGATCATTTTTAACGTAGCAAATATCTGAAGatcgtttattttatttgtaatgTCATGGATTATTAAAACGCTTGATTGCAAGCGTGACACAATCCAGGTCGTGAACATTTTTAGATGGATACCGGCATTTCATCATCAATTGAGACTTGCACTTGGACGAAATGGATCCCGTAGATTTCTCTGTCGTTATCTTTAAAGACAGCCAAGGAGATGTCTTGGTCGAGCGATAGTCTTCGGCTGTTGCTGTAGCTGGTGACTTTGACAGTTCCTGCTTCTTGGGCAGTGTAGCAAGACCCCCTGTTATCATTCAGTTTGATCGTCATTTCGTACCGTCCGGGGTAGGGTGAGTTTGCCCTGATTGGAGTGTTTAGATCGATTCTGTTCAGGTTAGTAACGACTGGCTGTGACGGTAGACCACCAACTCTTCCCTCTGCTCCAGAACAAGGGGCCTGGTTTCTGAAATTTGTAGTGTCCGTAATGAAGAACCCGATAACGTGTCTTGTGTCAGATATCGCATAAAACATATCGTTGTCTACGTTTGTAGCAAGGGAGACATTGTTGGCAACTGTCAGTTTGACTGTCAGGGGAGCGTTGGCCTCAAAACTACCCTTTTTAATTAGAGGAATTTCAAGGAGAAGGTCTCGTGATCTCGTGCTTACGTCGAGGGTGAGCTGTTCAGGCTTCAGTTGGAAATTGCGGTTGACGAAAGAAGCTTGGTCCACCAGATCATTGGGAAACAAGGTCCTCTGGGCAATCACTCTTCCCTTTAAAGGCAACAAGATACGATCAAAAGCCATTGACAAACGGCAATAACCGTTTCCTGATACATGATAATTTGTGGGTTTAACTTGACCTCATTACCAGGATCTCTCTTTTTTTACCATCGCGAGAGAGATCCCAAGATCCGCAGAATTAAGGAAAGTGCCAATCAAATATGTCAGCGACAACCAAACTTGAACGCAAAAAGAAGTGCCTGTAAACAGGATCTGATCAGAATTAACTTTATAAAAGGAGACgtgaaattgtcatttttgaggttctgaaGACAAAGCAAACctgcagcagtaaatctttcattctttgcctttgcaaGAAAACCATTcctgccaagcaagcgaaagtgcacctCGCCTATTTCGTTCAAGGTGaccaacttggaataatcgcaaaacaaaagcgaaaaaagtTCTATTTCGATCTGACGTTTTCGTAGCAGCTTTTCGCTCTGGCGAGGGGCAGACGCTCGACTCGACTTTGGAAAAAGTCAGCTTCGTTAGCTTCTTTTGGTGGAACGTTTTTTTTACCTTATCGAATTGTTTTCACACCAAATTTTAAGCCGCCTTGCTTTTCCTCGTTTAAGTTAAGAACAAAAGATAAGTTACGTCTGTCATTGATACCTGATAGAGTGTGCAAAGTGGGAGGTTTGGTGGGCATTCCCTGATAGGCACACCGCCTTCTACGGCCAAGGAGCTCCTACCATTTCTGTTTGaggaaaaaatcaaacttGGTGAGGACACagttaaggtaaaaaaaaaatattaaaaactaaaatcttTTTAAGACTTAAGTAAGAGATTCTTGATacgttgttgttttctaaACCGAAAACTAACTGATGCGAAAAACACTTTCATCACTAACTCGTCTCCTcgtgaaaaaaacaatgaaacactCAGTAACGAATTTAACGCGACTACAAGACTCAACTTGATCTTGTTTACCCATGATGTCGTTTTCAAATTCGATGTTGCTTGTAAGGAAATGATTtgctttcttatttttctttcctcaatCTTCTTTTAGGGACTTACTGACAAAAAAAGTAGTAGTCATTTTAATTTCGCCGATAGAAAACTGAACTTCAACTAGAGTTGGCAGTGAAGTTTGTTGACATTGAAATAACCGAACGAAAATTCAAAGGAGTGTTTGgttcacaaaaaaatatatttccttGGTTTTCCGTGAAACCATATAGTAGAGAGCTTAAGCCAGTACAACGTCGTGTAAAAGTAGCTAGAATAATTTCTCCATTAGTCCAATTCGTTAGGCTTGCAAAATATATACCAATTATTTTGGAATTAAATTAGTTTGAGCGATTTGGCGAtggaaagacaaaaataaaaatttgtcaaCACAAGTTCTTgttaacaaaaatacaaaacaggtcatttcacgtcgtggaaactACGAGAATAGCTGcgaaaaggaacaaaaatgaaaatctcatgcaaagcgtgcaaaccTATTGTGTTTTTATCGTTTTATAAGCTAATTTGTTACAATCGTGTCGCCGTCGCCTTCGTAGCTGTTACAGTCACGTACTGAACTTCTCTTCCTTACTCTATCACAGACCCCTATTCGGAACATCTATCTTCGAACAGAATTCGGCCAGCTTTGCTTATTCAACAATAACAGTTATAGTTACGAACGTATagacagaaataaataaataaataaaaatttactgGATACTCACCACCTTTTCTGTTAACGTTTTTTAAACTTGATATTTCAACACTAGTAGTTATAGTCACAGACTTATAGATagaattcaaaataaataaaaaaaacttactgGATATTGAAAATTGCGAGCAATAGGAGAAAAATTGATATCTTCACAGATTTCTGTTCCATATTTTCTTCGCAAATGAATTAAGATGAAACCAAACTTCTGCTGGTAATCAGTGATGCCGAGATCTGGCTTGAATTCCAGAGTTATGATCAAAGACCAGAGTGCTGGTTCCTTTTATACCATACATGCCAAATGTCTGGTGAATAATTAAGCTGTTTGTGGGCGGGTCCTCAGATTTGGccaaagtttatttttgaaaactgaatgTAAAGGAAATGATCGATATTATTGCTTGACATCATGTTGCATAATTGTATGCACTCACGAAATCAGCATTAAGATGGTCATTCCCCCACAATgttataaatatttttctcttttttttattttctcagaAAATTGTATAAATTTATGTTGGTGGATCATGAAGGGACAACGAAAAACCTTTCGATCTTCGTCACAAGTGCGTCATCTGGATATATTGCATTTACAGGTAAGAGAAAGCCAAAATAACGATACCGGCTTGAATAAACTGACAATTGTCTTTAGTATCAATTGAAACGTCTAAATTTGACCTTCAGTTTGTAACGTTATCTTACGTCATCAAATTATTGCTGCTATTTGGGGGTCTGTTCGAGAAACACGAAGAACGAAAAGATTTAAAACTCATTCGCTTAGTTGTCTGTTCAATTAACAAGACAAATGATGAAAATACAGAAACTTGGTGAACTAAAAGATGGAAAccaaagaatttaaaattgtgAACTCGTTTTTTAAGTCAATCTCGCTCatgcaaaaaatattgaaatgttTATCTTTCTGAAAGATAATCTTTCATAAACAAACTCGTTAGTTTATAATACTTTTATACCGCGAAGGGACGATATAGACTACAATTAAAATATTGGCCCCTGCTGAAATAAGGATTTCTATTTAAGATTGCACAAAAGAGCAGGGATAACGTCATCCGGGGCTTATATATGGTCGTCCATGctcttttttgcaaagaagaaaTATGGGAATAATATAAGATGATTCGAGCATAGGCCTTCAGTGACTAGAAAAAAGCTGCATCAacttaataaaacaattctcCTTTGAAGATGACTCATAACTAACTTTTAAAATTCGAATTTGAACATGCAAACCTTGTAAAACGTTTGTCCAAGTTTTTACggtaaaaacaaagaaaatagaaatatTGGAGGGCCACCGTACTAAATCATTGACGTCaacgaaattttcattgttaaaaatGTTGGAATACAAGCAAAAGtgaaatttctctttgttttaaattgttcatCGTTAATTTGTAGatttttttacctttctgTTTCTTCTGTTCTCGGAGAACACTTAAAGCGTGAGCGATCACCCTTAAATTGTTATTGAACCCATGTTAACAATTGTATTGACCAGCTTATAATAACGAAATGTTGAAGTTGTTGAGCTGGCCGGAACATTAGCCTAACAAGTGTGCATGAGGGCAATATGTTCATCTTTAAAACTGAATAGATTTAAGccaatattttatttgtttgtacCCTTCTGAGACAGTTAAACGGCTGAACAATCATCGTTCAGTTGTTATTGAACTAGTGCTAACGAGTTGTATTGACAAATCTTGAAGTTATTGAGCAGGTCAGAATATTAGCTTAACATGTTTTCGCGATGACAATTAATTGACTCTATCTTGTTACAGCGTTACATACACACGCTGAAATACCATGCACTACGCGGCTCTAGAACGTATCTTAATGTAGTTAGTTAACCAGTACCGAGAAAACCGCGAGGGCCATTTACGCTGAACTTCAGATCTGCAGACTTTTAAAATACAGTCTCCAAAAAGATGACACTGGTTTTTTCATTGCCCGCAAAAATATCAGAGAcaaaactctttttttttcttcattgcaTACAAATTTTACGATAAAATGCCCATTTGGTCTGCTGAAAGACATTGACAGACTGAATGGATTTACATCAGCAATTTTTAATCGGCGAAACAAGTCCCCTAGCTGGTTTTcgaaaagtaaaaatttagAAACATGAACCAACTACAATATTTAGAAGCTAGTTGAACGAAgctagtatttttttttttggcaagctTCAGGTGTAGCCTTTTGTGCACTCGCAACCTTTGCACTATTCTTTTACCGGTATTttttatcaataatttatattttggGCGGGACATTGAAACATTTTATATTACCAACTTTGTGTGATTTATTCCTCTGAAATATGGAAGAGTTAAGAGGAGCCCAAAAATGTTGAGACATTTGAATTAATTGCATTCAGTAAATTTCTGTAATTGTGGTTCAGAATGAAAAAATCtatcaatttgtttaattcaaaaagAATATGTATAAGAAATATGATATAAAAGAATTCTATTTAAcctttttcaaagtaaaaaaaaaattacgaaaaaaattgttgtctATTCGTATTGGAGGCCATTTCACCCTACTTGGCGTCTTGTTGTAATGATTTCTTCGGGCTCTCATTAGATAAAACTAATCACGTGATACAAATCAGACGATTGTTTTCAGATGATATCCGTCGCCTGATTTCACAGCGTTCAAGTTAAACTTTTAATTGGTCATGGAAAACACAAGAATACTTTTTGCAGATGCCAGTGACGGAGAAATCAAAAAGCCGGTTAACAATTCTGCTTAACGAAACACGAAAAACTCCACAAAATATGCACTGGGCAGGAACGATCTAAGTGCGTTCgccttgagaaattattcggagggttacaaaaataaataaacccctttccggcttACTAATATAGCGGATGATAATGCCCCCGGCAGAAAGATTGTCGTCAAAATTTCACAATTGCCCTCGAAGCctcgcttctcggccaactgttcatttttcagctcatttttctctcagctttgggcattatcctctgatataccagccgccgaaaggggtttatttactaattgTTTCTCACACAATGAAATCATCATAGTGAAGAAGCGGCCAATATcgctagaaaaaaaaataagaatagcATAAACACGCACTGTAAGCTCAAGATCATCTTACGACTGAAAtgtcgtttttgtttttatgaaaaaaggGTATGAAATTTATCCTGCCTTTCGTGTTTTTCGAACGTTGATATCCTTCCAGTGTACTCACTTCAGCCTTGAAGTTCATGCTTAGTCAAGTGTTTGCCAGTGATCTCCGTTCCAGCACTGCAGACCAATCCAACATAGCACAGGAAAcaattcatgaaaaaattcTGACGCTTTAACAAAACAATCACGCAAatagatttctagtttctaaagaaactgtggtgctgcgtcggtgggggagatcaaaacaaaaatttggttttacgCAAATAACCCGCTTTCGAAAATTAAGTATCGTTTGTTtatctgtttttgtttgcatcATTGCTTATCGAagtcaatatcgcataaataTAGAAATATTTATAGTACGCAGTTAATAACTCTCCCAGGGCTTT is a window of Acropora palmata chromosome 4, jaAcrPala1.3, whole genome shotgun sequence DNA encoding:
- the LOC141879030 gene encoding uncharacterized protein LOC141879030, giving the protein MEQKSVKISIFLLLLAIFNIQNGRSSLAVEGGVPIRECPPNLPLCTLYQGRVIAQRTLFPNDLVDQASFVNRNFQLKPEQLTLDVSTRSRDLLLEIPLIKKGSFEANAPLTVKLTVANNVSLATNVDNDMFYAISDTRHVIGFFITDTTNFRNQAPCSGAEGRVGGLPSQPVVTNLNRIDLNTPIRANSPYPGRYEMTIKLNDNRGSCYTAQEAGTVKVTSYSNSRRLSLDQDISLAVFKDNDREIYGIHFVQVQVSIDDEMPVSI